The following nucleotide sequence is from Streptomyces sp. NBC_00239.
GGACCGCGGCCTGGAGGCGGTGGCGTACGCGTACGCGGAGCAGACCCGGGTCCCCGGGTCGGCCGACTGGTCCAAGCCGCAGGGCAAGAAGGACCCGCTGAACCTCGGCAAGACCTTCACCGCCGTGCCCCGCGGCATCGCGCTGATGATCGGCTGCAACACCTTCCCGACGTGGAACGGCTACCCCGGCCTGTTCGCCTCGCTGGCCACCGGCAACCCCGTCCTGGTCAAGCCGCACCCGCGGGCCGTGCTGCCGCTGGCGCTGACCGTGCAGGTCGCCCGCGAGGTCCTCGCGGAGGCCGGCTTCGACCCGAACCTGGTCGCGCTGGCCGTCGAGCGGCCCGGCGAGGGCATCGCCAAGACCCTGGCCCTGCGCCCCGAAATCAAGATCATCGACTACACGGGCTCGACCGAGTTCGGCGACTGGCTGGAGACCAACGCCCGCCAGGCGCAGGTGTACACCGAGAAGGCGGGCGTCAACACGGTCGTCGTCGACTCCACCGACGACTACCGCGGCATGCTCTCCAACCTGGCCTTCTCGCTGTCCCTGTACAGCGGCCAGATGTGCACCACCCCGCAGAACCTGCTGATCCCGCGCGAGGGCATCGCCACCGACGGCGGCCACAAGTCCTTCGACGAGGTCGTCGCCGACCTCGCCGGCTCGGTGGAGAAGCTCCTCGGCGACGACGCCCGGGCGAACGCGCTGCTGGGCGCCCTGGTCAACCCCGGGGTCAAGGAGCGGCTGGCGGCCGCCGCCGGGCTCGGCGAGGTCGCCCTCGCCTCCCGCGAGGTCGCCAACCCGGAGTTCCCGGACGCCGTGGTCCGTACGCCCGTCATGGTCAAGCTGGACGCCGCCAAGCCGGACGACGCGGCCGCGTACATGTCCGAGTGCTTCGGCCCGGTGTCCTTCGCCGTGGCGGTGGACTCCACCGCCGACGCGCTGGACCTGCTGCGCCGTACCGTCCGCGACAAGGGCGCGATGACCGTCGGCGCGTACACCACCTCCCCCGACACCGAGCGGGCCGTCGAGGAGGTCTGTCTGGAGGAGTCGGCGCAGCTCTCGCTGAACCTCACCGGCGGGGTGTACGTGAACCAGACCGCGGCCTTCTCCGACTTCCACGGCTCCGGG
It contains:
- the paaN gene encoding phenylacetic acid degradation protein PaaN yields the protein MAAELTVPVLTEKHRPTLDQALEAIRSRAYWSPHPEHPKAYGESAPADGLAAHEAVRGTRLDLGQPGTDGWTGGEVSPYGPELGVEYPHADPDVLLPAMKAGMAAWRDAGPEVRALVCVEILARISARTHEFAHAVMHTSGQAFMMAFQAGGPHAQDRGLEAVAYAYAEQTRVPGSADWSKPQGKKDPLNLGKTFTAVPRGIALMIGCNTFPTWNGYPGLFASLATGNPVLVKPHPRAVLPLALTVQVAREVLAEAGFDPNLVALAVERPGEGIAKTLALRPEIKIIDYTGSTEFGDWLETNARQAQVYTEKAGVNTVVVDSTDDYRGMLSNLAFSLSLYSGQMCTTPQNLLIPREGIATDGGHKSFDEVVADLAGSVEKLLGDDARANALLGALVNPGVKERLAAAAGLGEVALASREVANPEFPDAVVRTPVMVKLDAAKPDDAAAYMSECFGPVSFAVAVDSTADALDLLRRTVRDKGAMTVGAYTTSPDTERAVEEVCLEESAQLSLNLTGGVYVNQTAAFSDFHGSGGNPAANAALCDGAFVANRFRVVEVRRQA